A genomic window from Halorubrum trapanicum includes:
- a CDS encoding putative sulfate/molybdate transporter yields the protein MTASESKGRRSVEFGSGAVTGAIGDSITVIPLVVALALLTDVSLPHALVAFGAFQVVWGVRYGLPVSVEPMKALAALAIAGALTYAELALAGVILGVVLLAIGLSGTLAYVERWIGEPVIRGVQFAVGLVLLETGIELAVDDPLVALVGVAVAAALALAGHGKASALAVALLGVATALVVAGVPTPRLPGAPPTPAFGTALTRATFDGVVAQLAMTIGNAALATSLLFSDLLDAEVNPDELSTSMGITNLIAVPLGGIPMCHGCDGVAGKYAFGARTGGANVVLGAGYLAAALFATPALIAAFPLAMLGALLAIVAVSLARNVTDSGNRALSVGIGLLAIATNLGVAFLVGIAVHLAWERIGDGHRMLD from the coding sequence GTGACAGCGTCCGAATCGAAGGGGCGACGATCCGTCGAGTTCGGATCGGGGGCGGTCACCGGCGCGATAGGGGATTCGATTACAGTTATCCCGCTCGTCGTCGCGCTGGCGCTGCTGACGGACGTGTCGCTGCCGCACGCGCTCGTCGCGTTCGGCGCGTTCCAGGTCGTCTGGGGGGTCCGGTACGGCCTCCCGGTGTCCGTCGAGCCGATGAAGGCGCTGGCCGCGCTCGCCATCGCGGGCGCGCTCACCTACGCCGAGCTCGCGCTCGCGGGGGTGATCCTCGGCGTCGTCCTCCTCGCGATCGGACTGTCCGGGACGCTCGCGTACGTGGAGCGCTGGATCGGGGAGCCGGTGATCCGCGGCGTCCAGTTCGCGGTGGGGCTCGTCCTCTTGGAGACGGGGATCGAGCTCGCGGTCGACGACCCGCTCGTCGCGCTCGTCGGGGTCGCGGTCGCCGCCGCGCTCGCGCTCGCAGGTCACGGGAAGGCGAGCGCGCTGGCCGTCGCCCTCCTCGGCGTCGCGACCGCGCTCGTCGTCGCCGGCGTGCCGACCCCCCGCCTCCCCGGTGCGCCGCCGACGCCCGCGTTCGGGACGGCGCTCACGCGGGCCACCTTCGACGGCGTGGTCGCGCAGCTGGCCATGACCATCGGCAACGCCGCGCTGGCGACCTCCCTCCTCTTCTCGGACCTGCTCGACGCGGAGGTGAACCCCGACGAACTGTCGACGAGCATGGGGATCACGAACCTGATCGCGGTGCCGCTCGGCGGGATCCCCATGTGTCACGGCTGCGACGGGGTCGCCGGCAAGTACGCCTTCGGTGCGCGGACCGGCGGCGCGAACGTCGTCCTCGGCGCTGGCTACCTCGCCGCCGCCCTGTTCGCCACGCCCGCGCTGATCGCGGCGTTCCCGCTGGCGATGCTCGGCGCGCTGCTCGCCATCGTCGCCGTCTCGCTCGCGCGCAACGTCACCGACTCGGGGAACCGCGCGCTCTCGGTCGGCATCGGCCTCCTCGCGATCGCGACGAACCTCGGCGTCGCCTTCCTCGTCGGCATCGCGGTCCATCTCGCGTGGGAGCGGATCGGCGATGGCCATCGGATGCTGGACTGA
- a CDS encoding HTR-like protein, producing MSSVPFGVARLDSILGGGAPAGSVVLLAGEAGAGAREFCYTSAAMNALAGADEELFDLYYGDVDDDASLPESVHYISFTADTDAITREMGYTMDSEIVDAAVEEISFRDLSPEYFQLSPVPRDWYETETASITELGDRGEYEDVLTAFGDYLSEHGERSLVCIDSVTDLVSMVSDDTDWSDVAMVMKGLKKAAYEWDALVLVLVNTDALRDREFGTLMDAAGGTLQFSWESGGSQRARTMFVREFRGVLSRLEAENIVRFETEIHEGGFDISDVRKIR from the coding sequence ATGTCCAGTGTTCCGTTCGGGGTCGCGCGCCTCGACTCGATCCTCGGGGGCGGCGCGCCGGCCGGCAGCGTCGTGCTGCTCGCGGGCGAGGCGGGCGCCGGCGCCCGGGAGTTCTGTTACACCAGCGCGGCGATGAACGCCTTGGCGGGCGCCGACGAGGAGCTGTTCGACCTCTACTACGGCGACGTCGACGACGACGCCTCGCTGCCCGAGTCGGTCCACTACATCTCCTTCACCGCCGACACCGACGCGATCACCCGGGAGATGGGGTACACGATGGATTCGGAGATCGTCGACGCGGCGGTCGAGGAGATATCCTTCCGGGACCTCTCGCCGGAGTACTTCCAGCTGTCGCCCGTGCCGCGCGACTGGTACGAGACGGAGACCGCCTCGATCACCGAGCTCGGCGACCGCGGCGAGTACGAGGACGTGCTCACCGCGTTCGGCGACTACCTCTCGGAACACGGCGAGCGGAGCCTGGTCTGCATCGACTCCGTTACCGACCTCGTCTCGATGGTCTCCGACGACACCGACTGGAGCGACGTCGCCATGGTGATGAAGGGGCTGAAGAAGGCCGCCTACGAGTGGGACGCCCTGGTCCTCGTGTTGGTGAACACCGACGCGCTCCGCGACCGCGAGTTCGGCACGCTGATGGACGCCGCGGGCGGGACCCTCCAGTTCTCTTGGGAGAGCGGCGGCTCCCAGCGCGCCCGGACCATGTTCGTCCGCGAGTTCCGCGGCGTGCTCTCGCGGCTGGAGGCCGAGAACATCGTCCGCTTCGAGACCGAGATCCACGAGGGCGGGTTCGACATCAGCGACGTGCGGAAGATCCGGTAG
- a CDS encoding beta-ribofuranosylaminobenzene 5'-phosphate synthase family protein: protein MARASAGARLHFGFCNLSLSHERLYGALGVGLAGPRVVVDAEPAPAVSVTVEERADAGPRGSEPTTRDDAREYATAAVDLLGVDGARVAVRESLPRHAGLGSGTRLAAATLAAVAAAHGEPARIRERAPTLGRGGRSGVGVATFERGGFVLDAGHPTARFTTDRPADGEWTVPPVAARHPVPDDWRFLLVEPDADLGRSGAAEDDAMRTAVERAEPGLADRIGGIVTRRVLPAVATGDAEAFGAAVAEIGRLNGAWYADEQGGVYRPPVGEIVDALSGATAVFGAGQSSWGPTVYGVTDADRADAAREAGERALDAAGVGGEVSVARAANEGARIDAGGGTEPPADDPERGNTKPRGDGA from the coding sequence ATGGCACGCGCGAGCGCCGGGGCCCGGCTCCACTTCGGCTTCTGTAACCTCAGCCTCTCCCACGAGCGGCTGTACGGCGCCCTCGGCGTCGGGCTCGCCGGTCCCCGCGTCGTCGTCGACGCGGAGCCGGCGCCCGCGGTGAGCGTGACCGTCGAGGAGAGGGCCGACGCCGGACCGAGGGGCTCCGAGCCGACGACCCGCGACGACGCCCGCGAGTACGCGACCGCGGCCGTCGACCTGCTCGGCGTCGACGGCGCCCGGGTCGCGGTCCGCGAGTCGCTCCCGCGGCACGCCGGGCTCGGCAGCGGGACGCGGCTGGCGGCGGCGACGCTCGCGGCGGTCGCGGCCGCCCACGGCGAGCCGGCGCGGATCCGTGAGCGCGCGCCGACCCTCGGTCGCGGCGGGCGCTCCGGCGTCGGCGTCGCGACGTTCGAAAGGGGCGGGTTCGTCCTCGACGCCGGCCACCCGACCGCGCGCTTCACGACGGACCGCCCCGCGGACGGCGAGTGGACGGTCCCGCCCGTGGCCGCGCGCCACCCCGTCCCCGACGACTGGCGGTTCCTGCTCGTCGAACCGGACGCGGACCTCGGCCGGAGCGGCGCGGCCGAGGACGACGCGATGCGGACCGCGGTCGAGCGCGCGGAGCCGGGGCTCGCCGACCGGATCGGCGGGATCGTCACCCGGCGCGTCCTCCCCGCGGTCGCGACCGGCGACGCGGAGGCGTTCGGCGCGGCCGTCGCCGAGATCGGTCGCCTCAACGGCGCGTGGTACGCCGACGAGCAGGGCGGCGTGTACCGTCCCCCGGTCGGCGAGATCGTCGACGCGCTCTCGGGCGCTACCGCGGTGTTCGGCGCCGGGCAGTCCTCGTGGGGGCCGACGGTCTACGGCGTCACCGACGCCGACCGCGCGGACGCGGCGCGCGAGGCCGGCGAGCGCGCGCTCGACGCGGCCGGCGTCGGCGGCGAGGTGTCGGTCGCCCGGGCGGCGAACGAGGGCGCGCGGATCGACGCGGGAGGCGGGACGGAACCGCCGGCGGACGACCCGGAGAGGGGTAACACTAAGCCCCGCGGCGACGGGGCGTAA
- the hemC gene encoding hydroxymethylbilane synthase — protein sequence MTETLRLATRGSDLALRQAETVREALSSRRRDVELRQVETRGDQIPDELIHRLGKTGAFVRALDEEVLAGDADLAVHSLKDLPTEEMDDLVVAGVPERAPSGDVVVHPDGLGIEDLPPGAVVGTGSLRRGAQIRAARPDLTVEPIRGNVDTRIEKLLAPGLQAEHERRLIASGEERALTAEGDDGEEEDTAGDESDEVDEEFDRTVEEWFDSLSDLERAAMERKVETEYDAVVLAEAGLRRSNLFHEVETTRLPREEFVPAAGQGAIAVTASDPDVIEAVRDAVDHPRTRVAVTVERTVLGELNGGCVAPIGVSAMVQGEHVHVRARVLSTDGTEEVADTRDLPIRSHATAAAEFAADLAERGADDLIAEAREEAETGEDDE from the coding sequence ATGACCGAAACGCTCAGGCTCGCGACCCGCGGGTCGGACCTGGCCCTCCGACAGGCCGAGACCGTCCGCGAGGCGCTGTCGAGCCGGCGCCGCGACGTCGAACTCCGACAGGTGGAGACGCGCGGCGACCAGATCCCCGACGAACTGATCCACCGGCTCGGGAAGACGGGCGCGTTCGTCCGCGCCTTAGACGAGGAGGTGCTCGCCGGCGACGCCGACCTCGCGGTCCACTCGCTGAAGGACCTCCCGACCGAGGAGATGGACGACCTCGTCGTCGCGGGCGTCCCCGAGCGCGCCCCCTCCGGCGACGTGGTCGTCCACCCCGACGGGCTCGGCATCGAGGACCTTCCCCCGGGCGCCGTCGTCGGCACGGGCTCGCTCCGACGGGGCGCGCAGATCCGGGCGGCGCGGCCCGACCTCACCGTCGAGCCGATCCGCGGCAACGTCGACACCCGGATAGAGAAGCTGCTCGCGCCCGGGCTCCAGGCGGAACACGAGCGGCGCCTGATCGCCTCCGGCGAAGAGCGCGCGCTGACGGCGGAGGGTGACGACGGCGAGGAGGAAGATACCGCGGGTGACGAGTCCGACGAGGTCGACGAGGAGTTCGACCGCACCGTCGAGGAGTGGTTCGACTCGCTGTCGGACCTCGAACGCGCCGCGATGGAGCGGAAGGTCGAGACCGAGTACGACGCGGTCGTCCTCGCCGAGGCCGGCCTGCGCCGATCGAACCTCTTCCACGAGGTGGAGACGACGCGGCTCCCCCGCGAGGAGTTCGTCCCCGCGGCCGGCCAGGGCGCCATCGCGGTCACCGCGAGCGACCCGGACGTGATCGAGGCGGTCCGCGACGCGGTCGATCACCCGCGGACCCGCGTCGCGGTCACCGTCGAGCGGACGGTCCTCGGCGAACTCAACGGCGGCTGCGTGGCGCCGATCGGCGTCTCCGCGATGGTCCAGGGCGAGCACGTTCACGTCCGCGCGCGTGTGCTCTCGACCGACGGCACCGAGGAGGTGGCCGACACCCGCGACCTGCCGATCCGGTCGCACGCGACGGCCGCCGCCGAGTTCGCCGCGGACCTCGCGGAGCGCGGCGCCGACGACCTGATCGCCGAGGCCCGCGAGGAGGCGGAGACCGGGGAGGACGATGAGTGA
- the cobA gene encoding uroporphyrinogen-III C-methyltransferase, translated as MSEDAAGTDPGPGSNADEPPTRGRDDRVGTVFLVGSGPGDPDLLTVKAKRLIESADVVLHDKLPGPEILGEIPEAKREDVGKRAGGEWTPQEYTNRRMVELAREGNRVVRLKGGDPFVFGRGGEEAEHLAEEGIPFEVVPGVTSAIAGPAVAGIPVTHRDHASSVSFVTGHEDPTKDESAVNWDALAATGGTIVVLMGVGKLPAYAAALRDAGLDGDTPVALVERATWPDTRVATGTLDTIVDARDEAGIEPPAVTVIGDVAATRDRVVTFLENAGSAPVQSASEDQGEDESAGGDEA; from the coding sequence ATGAGTGAGGACGCTGCCGGTACCGATCCGGGTCCGGGATCGAACGCGGACGAGCCCCCGACGCGCGGCCGCGACGACCGAGTCGGTACCGTGTTCCTCGTCGGCTCCGGGCCGGGCGACCCGGACCTGCTCACCGTCAAGGCGAAGCGGCTGATCGAGTCGGCCGACGTGGTCCTCCACGACAAGCTCCCGGGTCCGGAGATCCTCGGCGAGATCCCGGAAGCGAAGCGCGAGGACGTCGGGAAACGCGCCGGGGGAGAGTGGACGCCCCAGGAGTACACCAACCGGCGCATGGTCGAGCTGGCCCGCGAGGGGAACCGCGTCGTCCGCCTGAAGGGCGGCGACCCGTTCGTCTTCGGCCGCGGCGGCGAGGAGGCCGAACACCTCGCGGAGGAGGGGATCCCCTTCGAGGTCGTCCCCGGCGTCACCTCGGCCATCGCCGGCCCCGCGGTCGCCGGCATCCCGGTGACTCACCGCGACCACGCCTCCTCGGTCTCGTTCGTCACGGGTCACGAGGACCCGACGAAGGACGAGTCGGCGGTGAACTGGGACGCGCTCGCGGCGACCGGCGGGACCATCGTCGTGCTGATGGGGGTCGGGAAGCTCCCGGCGTACGCCGCCGCGCTCCGCGACGCCGGTCTCGACGGGGACACGCCCGTCGCGCTCGTCGAGCGCGCCACCTGGCCCGACACCCGCGTCGCGACCGGCACGCTCGACACCATCGTCGACGCCCGCGACGAGGCGGGGATCGAACCGCCCGCGGTGACCGTGATCGGCGACGTGGCGGCGACCCGCGACCGCGTCGTGACCTTCCTCGAAAACGCCGGCTCTGCCCCCGTACAGTCGGCGAGCGAGGATCAGGGAGAAGACGAGTCGGCCGGGGGTGACGAGGCGTGA
- a CDS encoding uroporphyrinogen-III synthase has product MSGDGARRPRVAVFRPDDERIESAVELLRSLGAEPVADPMLEVEPTGAVPADAPLVVFTSKTGVELAAEASWEPGDADLAAIGPATAAAAREAGWTVDVVPDEYTSAGLVAALEPRVAGERVVVARSDHGSDVLLDGLREAGAEVTETVLYRLARPADAGDSAAAAAAGDLDAAAFTSSLTVDNFLAAAADRGVEDAARAGLANAVVGAIGPPTAETAADRGVDVDVVPDEASFERLATAVVDALDVESTHHD; this is encoded by the coding sequence GTGAGCGGCGACGGGGCCCGAAGGCCGCGCGTGGCCGTCTTCCGCCCGGACGACGAGCGGATCGAGTCGGCCGTCGAGCTGCTCCGCTCGCTCGGCGCGGAACCGGTCGCCGACCCGATGCTCGAAGTCGAGCCGACGGGGGCAGTTCCGGCCGACGCGCCGCTCGTCGTGTTCACGAGCAAGACGGGCGTCGAGCTGGCCGCCGAGGCGAGCTGGGAGCCGGGCGACGCCGACCTCGCGGCCATCGGCCCCGCCACGGCCGCCGCCGCCCGCGAGGCCGGCTGGACCGTCGATGTCGTCCCCGACGAGTACACCTCGGCGGGGCTCGTCGCGGCCCTCGAACCCCGTGTCGCCGGCGAGCGCGTCGTCGTCGCCCGCTCCGACCACGGCAGCGACGTCCTCCTCGACGGGCTCCGGGAGGCCGGGGCCGAGGTGACCGAGACCGTCCTGTACCGGCTCGCGCGACCGGCCGACGCCGGCGACTCCGCGGCAGCGGCCGCGGCGGGCGACCTCGACGCGGCCGCGTTCACCTCCTCGCTCACCGTCGACAACTTCCTCGCGGCGGCCGCGGACCGCGGCGTCGAGGACGCGGCCCGCGCGGGACTCGCGAACGCGGTGGTGGGCGCCATCGGCCCGCCGACCGCGGAGACGGCCGCGGACCGCGGCGTCGACGTCGACGTCGTCCCCGACGAGGCGTCGTTCGAGAGGCTCGCGACCGCGGTCGTCGACGCGCTGGACGTGGAATCGACCCACCACGACTGA
- a CDS encoding 5'-deoxyadenosine deaminase, with protein MLIAGTVVADSETVIPDGAVVVEGNTIAAVGEEAALRDRYPDHERRAFDIVAPGLVGGHVHSVQSLGRGIADDDALLDWLFDAVLPMEAAMDAEATRAAAELGYLECLESGTTTVVDHLSVNHADEAFEAAIETGIRARLGKVLMDKDSPDGLIEETDAALAESEELIREYHGAADGRVRYAVTPRFAVTCTEACLRGCRELADRYDGVTIHTHASENEDEIETVEADTGKRNVLWLDEVGLTGPDVTLAHCVHTDEREREVLAETDTVVTHCPSSNMKLASGIAPVQDYLDRGVAVALGNDGPPCNNTLDPFTEMRQASLLGKVDTRDPTRLPAATVLEMATTHGARAAGFDRLGALREGYRADVIGLTTDLTRATPLHDPLSHLVYAAHGDDVVFTMVDGAVRYADGEHVGIDAAAVRERATRHAERVVEAAGIETAEP; from the coding sequence ATGCTGATAGCCGGAACCGTCGTCGCCGACTCCGAGACCGTCATCCCCGACGGCGCCGTCGTCGTCGAGGGGAACACGATCGCCGCGGTCGGCGAGGAGGCCGCACTCCGTGACCGCTACCCCGACCACGAGCGGCGCGCGTTCGACATCGTCGCGCCCGGGCTCGTCGGCGGCCACGTCCACTCCGTCCAGTCGCTGGGGCGGGGGATCGCCGACGACGACGCCCTCCTCGACTGGCTGTTCGACGCCGTGCTCCCGATGGAGGCGGCGATGGACGCCGAGGCGACTCGGGCGGCCGCCGAGCTGGGCTACCTGGAGTGTCTCGAATCGGGGACGACGACGGTCGTCGACCACCTCTCGGTGAACCACGCCGACGAGGCGTTCGAGGCCGCGATCGAGACCGGGATCCGCGCGCGGCTGGGGAAGGTGCTGATGGACAAGGACTCGCCCGACGGGCTCATCGAGGAGACCGACGCCGCGCTCGCGGAGAGCGAGGAACTCATCCGGGAGTACCACGGCGCCGCCGACGGCCGCGTCCGCTACGCCGTCACCCCGCGGTTCGCCGTCACCTGCACGGAGGCCTGCCTGCGCGGCTGCCGCGAGCTGGCCGACCGGTACGACGGCGTGACGATCCACACTCACGCCAGCGAGAACGAAGACGAGATCGAGACGGTCGAGGCCGACACCGGGAAGCGAAACGTCCTCTGGCTCGACGAGGTCGGGCTGACCGGCCCGGACGTGACGCTCGCGCACTGCGTCCACACCGACGAGCGCGAGCGCGAGGTGCTCGCCGAGACCGACACGGTCGTCACCCACTGCCCCTCCTCGAACATGAAGCTCGCCTCCGGGATCGCCCCGGTCCAGGACTACCTCGACCGCGGGGTCGCGGTCGCGCTCGGCAACGACGGCCCGCCGTGCAACAACACGCTCGACCCCTTCACGGAGATGCGACAGGCGAGCCTGCTCGGGAAGGTCGACACCCGCGACCCGACGCGCCTCCCGGCCGCGACCGTGCTGGAGATGGCGACGACCCACGGCGCCCGCGCCGCCGGCTTCGACCGCCTCGGCGCGCTCCGCGAGGGGTACCGCGCCGACGTGATCGGACTCACGACCGACCTGACTCGGGCGACGCCGCTCCACGACCCGCTCTCCCACTTGGTGTACGCCGCCCACGGCGACGACGTTGTCTTCACGATGGTCGACGGCGCGGTCCGCTACGCGGACGGCGAGCACGTCGGGATCGACGCGGCGGCGGTCCGCGAGCGCGCGACGCGGCACGCGGAGCGCGTGGTCGAGGCGGCCGGCATCGAGACGGCCGAACCGTAG
- a CDS encoding HPP family protein gives MTLTARDLMEPDVKTVSPDDDVADVFKRFARYEFSGFPVVDGDERVIGVVTESDLVDLFEPEDETLWIPIGLPPFVDTLSYQVKRPWADIDLGVDLIRNADRPISEVMSTEVATVTPDADVDAVLDLLVGDDPDINRVPVVDEDGRLVGIIARQDVIRAFRDRRLE, from the coding sequence ATGACGCTGACCGCCCGCGACCTGATGGAACCGGACGTGAAGACGGTCTCGCCGGACGACGACGTCGCCGACGTGTTCAAGCGGTTCGCCCGCTACGAGTTCAGCGGCTTCCCGGTCGTCGACGGCGACGAGCGGGTGATCGGGGTCGTCACGGAGTCCGACCTCGTCGACCTGTTCGAGCCCGAGGACGAGACGCTGTGGATCCCCATCGGCCTCCCTCCGTTCGTGGACACGCTCTCCTATCAGGTGAAGCGACCGTGGGCGGACATCGACCTCGGCGTCGACCTGATCCGCAACGCGGACCGCCCCATCTCCGAGGTGATGAGCACCGAGGTGGCGACGGTGACGCCGGACGCCGACGTCGACGCCGTGCTCGACCTGCTCGTCGGCGACGACCCGGATATTAATCGCGTTCCTGTGGTTGATGAGGACGGGCGCCTCGTCGGGATCATCGCCCGGCAGGACGTGATTCGAGCGTTCCGCGACCGCCGACTAGAATAG
- a CDS encoding metal-dependent hydrolase: MHRKGHVGASLVVYAPFGFLVTALASIELGAVGAAGVASLAMVPDLDMRVPFVKHRGITHTVWFALLVGVAFGAVGLAVGLQTGAVEALLFGGVAFLFGAVTIVSHLLADALTPMGIRPYAPVRDTEYTFDLFTAANPLANYGLLGLGGVVVAVALVAGEAVPV; the protein is encoded by the coding sequence ATGCACCGCAAGGGTCACGTCGGGGCGTCGCTCGTCGTCTACGCTCCGTTCGGGTTCCTCGTCACGGCCCTCGCCTCGATCGAGTTGGGCGCCGTCGGCGCCGCCGGCGTCGCCTCGCTGGCGATGGTTCCCGACCTCGACATGCGCGTCCCCTTCGTCAAACACCGAGGGATCACCCACACCGTCTGGTTCGCGCTGCTCGTCGGCGTCGCCTTCGGGGCCGTCGGGCTGGCTGTCGGCCTCCAGACCGGGGCCGTCGAGGCGCTGTTGTTCGGCGGCGTCGCGTTCCTGTTCGGCGCCGTGACGATCGTCTCGCACCTCCTCGCCGACGCGCTCACGCCGATGGGGATCCGGCCGTACGCGCCCGTGCGAGACACCGAGTACACGTTCGACCTGTTCACGGCGGCGAACCCGCTCGCGAACTACGGACTCCTCGGGCTGGGCGGCGTCGTCGTCGCGGTCGCGCTCGTCGCCGGTGAGGCGGTTCCAGTTTAG
- a CDS encoding restriction endonuclease, translated as MTASDEPQTWDPGSLKRRLQAMDDFDFEHLVADLWERQGWTTEVEQQSGDAGVDVRATKQTPYSQKILLQAKRYSSDNPLGGPDIQQYAALKHQEQNVDKAVVVTTGRFTNSAEDRADDLNVKLIDGDGLIQIIDQFDAYDIVEEYLGVPLQKEGHGTTSSDTTTDSPGLYLPPKQREVLSQKIDGDIDEYLRDQRYRGARALEQAQAKVKINPTEAAQLGAFDDVDGINIKRDFEQRKSEIALLSEHIHVDNDETAFIGDLTEFVSATAIDADANQNVVAIIERGVLDHAWAADGFFSSVIIKGAKNEESGSAFEFNISSKIEKIASRSEKLHYVAIGGFVSSVLGIFLIGAAPPESAIAAIGALMVLMMPFIGLGGLLLDLGYIRQHDAEWSPSIVLGILGAVVLSVFYFAYYVYKRRKYVGL; from the coding sequence ATGACCGCATCGGACGAGCCACAAACATGGGATCCCGGTTCTCTCAAACGTCGGCTCCAAGCGATGGATGACTTTGATTTCGAGCATCTCGTCGCGGACTTGTGGGAACGCCAAGGATGGACCACGGAAGTAGAGCAACAGTCCGGTGACGCTGGCGTCGACGTTCGTGCCACTAAACAAACACCGTACTCACAGAAGATCCTACTTCAGGCCAAGCGGTACAGTAGTGATAATCCTCTTGGTGGCCCCGATATTCAGCAGTACGCCGCATTAAAACATCAAGAACAGAATGTCGACAAAGCGGTTGTCGTCACAACCGGTCGCTTCACCAACTCAGCAGAAGACCGGGCAGACGATCTCAACGTGAAACTCATCGATGGGGACGGCCTCATCCAGATTATCGACCAATTCGATGCCTACGATATCGTGGAAGAATATCTAGGGGTACCCCTCCAGAAAGAAGGACACGGTACTACCAGCTCGGACACTACGACAGACAGTCCCGGGCTCTACCTCCCTCCCAAACAGCGAGAGGTGCTGAGTCAGAAGATCGACGGTGACATTGATGAATATCTGCGAGACCAGAGATACAGGGGCGCTCGCGCACTTGAACAGGCCCAAGCAAAAGTGAAAATCAACCCGACGGAGGCTGCGCAACTCGGTGCCTTCGACGATGTCGACGGTATTAATATAAAACGCGATTTTGAACAGCGCAAATCTGAAATCGCGCTGCTCTCAGAGCATATCCACGTAGATAACGACGAGACGGCGTTTATTGGCGATCTCACGGAGTTTGTTTCAGCAACTGCGATCGATGCTGATGCGAACCAAAACGTCGTCGCAATCATCGAACGTGGCGTTCTCGATCACGCTTGGGCAGCAGACGGCTTCTTTTCCAGTGTTATCATTAAGGGCGCAAAAAACGAAGAGTCCGGTTCTGCGTTTGAGTTCAATATTTCATCTAAGATCGAGAAAATTGCATCGCGCTCTGAAAAGCTACACTACGTCGCTATTGGCGGGTTTGTCTCCTCAGTACTAGGGATCTTTTTGATTGGGGCTGCTCCTCCAGAGTCAGCCATCGCGGCGATAGGCGCTCTAATGGTACTTATGATGCCGTTTATCGGTCTCGGAGGTCTACTACTAGATCTTGGGTACATCCGACAGCATGACGCGGAGTGGTCCCCATCTATTGTCCTAGGAATTCTCGGCGCAGTCGTTTTGAGTGTATTTTATTTCGCATACTACGTGTACAAACGCCGCAAATACGTTGGACTGTAG
- a CDS encoding mechanosensitive ion channel family protein, with translation MISGLGARAGAVLSDVSSTQGRLAVTAAIALLTLAVGWLLLPKAVRAGERTASSWVERLVDERLAESTEGAVETLRDGVPSSFILRLAVGFLQIALFALAGVAVLTLWGRFGLVVAVLPVAENALTVGTQVVVSAVLLGGVYVVSDVIETYVADLSADSDRITAHQEQLLTRLAQVGLLLLAGITVLGVWGVNLGGLLVGAGFLGIVLGMAARQTLGSLLAGFVLMFSRPFEIGDWVEIGSEEGFVTDITIMNTHMRNFDGEYVVVPNDLVANQAITNRSREGRLRIHMEVGIGYDDDPDEAAGIAEDVLSGIDTIANNPEPYAIPSGFGDSAILLDLRFWIDPPTPQARWRSKATAVEEIQERFADAGISIPYPQRTVSYPPETAETDETVERVERADEPADGRPRDGSV, from the coding sequence GTGATCAGCGGACTCGGCGCCCGTGCCGGCGCGGTGTTGAGCGATGTCTCCAGCACGCAGGGCCGGCTGGCGGTCACCGCCGCCATCGCTCTCCTGACGCTCGCGGTCGGGTGGCTACTGTTACCGAAGGCCGTCCGCGCCGGCGAGCGGACCGCCTCGAGCTGGGTCGAGCGGCTCGTCGACGAGCGCCTGGCGGAGTCGACCGAGGGCGCGGTCGAGACGCTCCGAGACGGCGTCCCGTCGTCGTTCATCCTGCGGCTCGCGGTCGGGTTCCTCCAGATCGCCTTGTTCGCGCTCGCGGGCGTCGCCGTGCTGACGCTGTGGGGACGGTTCGGACTCGTGGTCGCGGTGTTGCCCGTCGCGGAGAACGCGCTCACGGTCGGCACGCAGGTCGTCGTCTCGGCGGTGTTGCTCGGCGGCGTCTACGTCGTCAGCGACGTGATAGAGACGTACGTCGCCGACCTGTCGGCCGACAGCGACCGGATAACCGCCCACCAAGAACAGCTCCTCACCCGGCTCGCGCAGGTCGGATTGCTCCTGCTCGCCGGCATCACCGTCCTCGGTGTCTGGGGCGTGAACCTCGGCGGCCTCCTCGTCGGCGCGGGCTTCCTCGGCATCGTCCTCGGGATGGCGGCCCGACAGACGCTGGGCTCGCTCCTCGCGGGCTTCGTGCTGATGTTCTCGCGGCCGTTCGAGATCGGCGACTGGGTGGAGATCGGCAGCGAGGAGGGGTTCGTCACCGACATCACGATCATGAACACCCACATGCGTAACTTCGACGGGGAGTACGTCGTGGTGCCGAACGACCTCGTCGCCAACCAGGCGATCACGAACCGGAGCCGCGAGGGCCGCCTCCGGATCCACATGGAGGTCGGGATCGGCTACGACGACGACCCCGACGAGGCGGCCGGGATCGCAGAGGACGTCCTCTCCGGGATCGACACGATCGCGAACAACCCCGAGCCGTACGCGATCCCGTCGGGGTTCGGCGACTCCGCGATCCTCCTCGACCTCCGGTTCTGGATCGACCCGCCGACCCCGCAGGCGCGGTGGCGCTCGAAGGCGACCGCGGTCGAGGAGATCCAAGAGCGCTTCGCCGACGCCGGCATCTCGATCCCGTACCCGCAGCGGACGGTCTCGTATCCGCCCGAGACGGCGGAAACGGACGAGACCGTCGAGCGCGTCGAGCGGGCCGACGAGCCGGCCGACGGCCGGCCGCGGGACGGCTCGGTGTGA